The sequence below is a genomic window from Parachlamydiales bacterium.
CAGTCCGAAGCTGTGATATGTCCTGCTTAACTCCTTTAACGTCATTTTCAATCAAAAGGGATGACCAGTAAAGCATTGCCATGAAAACGAGCAGGGCAAATCCCATCACGTAACGGAAAATATACAATCCAATCGGCTCTCTATTCATATCGACCTTGTAAACAAACTTTTTCGTTAGTTTACATGACGCACAAATATATACAAAAACTAATCTGTACGATGTTCGTTATGGTAAATATCCGCACATCCATAGTAAAAGCCCACGCCGGTACCCACGATTGCCCCGCCTACGAATCCGGCGGAAACACCCAATACGAGTGAAGTAGCAACGCCATATGCCGATCCCATAAAGATGCCAAAAATCACACTATAGATACTCGAAGCAGGGATGCTCATGACAAGTCCTGCTGCGGCGCCGCAGATCAAACCGCAAGGAACTCCGACAAAAAGTGTTTTAGCGCCAACTTCCTTACCTATATCCACACTATTGAAAAATATTGATTTAGCTAGATGTCCTACGGCCATTCCTGCATGAGAGAATCTTTCTTCCCAGACTTCTTTAAATTCTTCATAGGAATAGTCATAGTCGTTATCTTCCCACCACCCATTGAAATCTTCGTATCTTTCATTAAAATAATTGACTATACTACTCATTTTAACCTTTTCATAAATATTAATAATTTATTAACAATTATGCGATATAATTATTAATAGTATTTAAAGAACAATTATAGAACTGACAAATATGAACATTATACAAACATACATGGATCAGATACCTGATCAGCTTTTTTCCTTCGCAACAGATGAACAATTGCTGAGCTGGGAAGACACAGCTATAAAAGTCGCAAAATATGCGGGATATACCTTAGCCATATTCGCCGGTATTGGCGTGGCAGTTCTGGACGGTTTTCCCCTCCTTCTTACTACATATAGCTACCCCTTATTTATAGCGACTTCACTAGTCTCCACCGCCTTCGTAGTCTACACGATGTATACACAGAAACTCGAAAATATCCGTAATAACTCCACGGAAAGTATTATCAAAGCAGCCGAAACTGCGACCGACTTTCAGGACGATGAAGAAACAAAACATATGGATTTGGGTGCGAAGGTAAAAGTACTCACCTTAGATAATAATAAAACTTTTGCAGCACTCGATAGTGATGCTAAAACAGCCTACTTTGCTAAGATCGCTCGCTATTTTCCCAATTTAACCACACTAAATCTCAAAGGTGTCGTACTAGATGATAAAGTCGATATCTCCCCTCTGGGCCGCCTTCCCCTAGAATCCTTAAAAGTGACAAAAGCCACTTTAAGCGATACACAATTAGGCGCATTCGGTGCGAATGATAAGCTAAAGATATTGTCCTTGCATAGCTGCAATACTATCTCGGAAGCTGCTTTGAAAGCTTTTGCTAACGCTCCCCTGGAAGAATTAGAACTGGTCCACTGCCGTTTAGACCCCTCTTTGGATTATACGGAAGCAGATAAGAACGTCATGACAAAATTGACTGCCGACCCTCAGAAAATGATGGAAAACTTCCAGCATAGAGATAAATTTCTTGATGAAGAACTTCACTTCGATCACATCCCTAAGAAGAAGTTCGCCATCCTCCACCAATGGAAAGAGCTCAAAACATTAAAAGTTTCTCATATCAATGATAAAGCAGTAAAAGCGTTATTCCCTGCACTCCCTAAATTAGAGACCTTCCAAATTGAACACAGTTTAGCATTAACAGGTGAATGCTTCTCTCAAACAGACATCGGGGCTGTTAAGCATCTTGAGTTCAATAAATGCTATAGTCTGAATCCAGCGGTTTTCACCTCTCTTTGCGCTCATAAAACACTGGAAAAAGTCACGTTCTATACAGATCCGGCAGAATGTATAGGCTTGAAGGACGACGCTTACGAAAGAGAGTATAAAAATTTCCGGAAGCACTTTAAAGCACCTGATAAGATAGATGACATCTTCACGGGTATGTGGATCCGCAAGAAGATGGATGTCACGCCATAACCGAAGGCAGGAAAGTTGTCTGTAGCACCGTTTGTGTGGCGTTTTTTATGAACGCCACACAAACAGTACTACAAACAACTTCATGCAACGCCAAGCTTACTGCAGATAGGACAAGTCGCTGCATCGTGTTTTTTCGCTGTGCAGAAGGCACGCGCAAAGTAGATGACTTGCAAATGGAGCTTTATCCAATCTTTCTTAGGAAAAAGCTTTTTTAAATCGCTTTCTGTTTGTTTGACATTCTTTCCTGTACTCAAACCCCAACGCTGTGCGCAACGATGTATGTGGGTATCCACCGGAAATGCAGGTGTATGGAAAGCCTGCGCCATGACTACAGAAGCTGTCTTATGCCCTACCCCGGGCAGAGCTTCCAACTCTTCAAAGGTTTGCGGCACTTGACCATCATATTTCTCTATAAGAATGTTTGAAAGGGTATGAATTGCTTTCGATTTGGTCGGTGATAGCCCGCATGTCTTGATGAAGGACTCTATTTCCTTTACCGGCACCTTTGCCATTGCAGCAGGGGTAGATGCACGTTTAAAAAGGTCAGGAGTGACTTTATTGACCCTTTCGTCCGTGCATTGTGCAGAAAGTAGGACAGCGATTAGAAGAGTGTATGGGTCCTTATGGTTCAGTGGAATCGGTGGTTCAGGAAAATAGTGGTCCAGAGTTTTTTGGATAAACTGCACCCACTCTTTTTTTCGCATTTTACTTGCCTATGCAGAATTTAGAAAATATAGCTGTTAATACATCTTCCGTGATATCTGTGCCAATAATGCGCCCCAATGAGATGAGTGCGGTGCGCATGTCTATTGCAAGAAATTCCGGCGAAACACCGTTTTGCAAACCTTCTGCCACTGCTAAGCATGCTTCAATCGAAGCATCTAATGCTTCTTTATGGCGGATATTGGTAATTAAGATCTCGTCTTTGTCCGGCGGACCGCGCTCCCATACAGCTTGGTCAATCAGCTTTTTAAGTTCTTCGATCCCTTTACCTGAAACTGCGGATACTTGAATGCTAAGATTGAATGGTAGTGTTTGAATATACTGTGACGAAAGATCTGTTTTATTCCAGACTGCAATTGTATTTTTGCCTTGTGCCAGCTCGATCAGATGTAAATCATCTTGATGGAGTTCTCTGGAGGAGTCCAAAACTAAGAGGGCGACGTCAGCCTTCTCAAGCGCATGTCTGGAACGTCTGATTCCTTCTTGCTCTATCACTTCGGATGTTTCCCTTATGCCGGCAGTATCCACAAGTTTAAAGTTCAAACCGCTGATGCGCATATGGTCTTCCACCAAATCACGGGTCGTTCCAGGGATATCGGAGACTATAGCACGGCTTCTTTCGAGCAGGGCATTCATCAAAGAGGATTTTCCGACATTAGGACAGCCTATAAGGCATAGAGAAAGGCCTTCATGCACTATCCTTCCATCATGGAAGGTATCTAATAGTTTCTGCATGGAAAGGGCTGCATCCTGAAGGCTTTGGATGATCTCATCCATAGTCGCGAATTCGATCCCCTCTTCAGGAAAATCTACCCAAGCTTCCAGAATTGCGGCAATATGGGTCAACGTATGTTGAAATTCTTTTACTTTTGTGGATAGCCGGCCTTCTAAATGTGCTTCTGCAGCATCTAGTGCTCTTTCGTTCTTTGCACAGATGACTTCCTGCACAGCTTCGGCCTGAGCAAGGTCTAATTTACCATTTATAAACGCTCTGAAGGTAAATTCACCTGGAGCCGCAGCGCGTGCTCCGGCTGCAAGGACCGTTTCCAAAACTTTTCTTGTGATGATACTCCCGCCGTGGCAATGGATCTCGACAGTATTTTCTCCGGTATAAGATCTGGGTGCGCGGAAAACAAGGATCAGGACATCATCGACTTTCTCGCCTTTAGCATTGAGGATTTTTCCGTAATGGGCCGTGTGGCTTTTATAACTATGCACAGGTCCGGAAAAAACGTTGGCAGCGACATCCAGCGCATTTGTTCCGGAAATACGGATGATCGCTACTCCCCCTTCACCCAAGGGTGTTGCTATAGCGGCGATGGCCTCGCCTGGATTTTCATGGGTGTGCACAAAGTACACTATACATTCCCTCTTTGAAACTTAAGAGTTTATAATATACACTGTTCCTGCAAAAAAGACTATAGAGAGAAGTATGGATTCTATTGTTGTTAGGGACCGCGTTAGCGGAAAATGCTTTGAAGAGCAAGTGTATGGTGGAAATGCCCTGCGTTTTTTATATGGGCCGGGCTTCATTAGGCAGATCTGCCGCGATGCCGCATGCCGCTTGCCTTGGATCTCCGCCCTAGCAGGATGCTGGTATAAGAGTTTCGCAAGTAGAAAATCCATCCTTCCCTTCATTGAAAGATATGGAATCGATGCTTCAGAATTTGCGGAGCCTGTGAACGCCTACAGTAATTTCAATGACTTTTTTACACGCAAGCTGAAGCTGCAGTCGCGCCCTATTGCCACAGGAGAGAATATTGCTGTCATGCCCGCCGACGCACGTTATCTCTTTTATCCTGAAGTACAAAAATCGGATGGATTCATTGTCAAAGGCAAGAAATTTTCCCTTCCAGAGCTTGTAGGCAAAGAAGATTTAGAAGAGAGTTTTCTAAACGGGTCGATGCTCATTGCCCGCTTATGCCCCTCGGACTATCATCGTTTTCATTTCCCGGTAGATTGTAAAGCAGGAATCCCCAAGCTCATTAATGGGATGCTATATTCTGTCAATCCTTGGGCACTCGCCAAAGATGTCAGTTATCTTACCCAAAACAAGCGCTTTGTCACTGAATTGGACAGTCCGCAATTTGGCAAGGTCCTTTATGTCGAAATTGGAGCGACCAATGTTGGCAGCGTAGTAGAGACATACAATCCTGACAACTTTCAGAAAAAAGGGGATGAAAAAGGATACTTCGAATTTGGCGCCTCCTGTTTGGTCGTCCTTTTTCAAAAGGGATCGATACAATTTGATAAAGACCTGCTGAAAGGCCCCTTACACCAAGAAGTCCGATGTTTAGTTGGACAATCACTAGGATATTTTTAATATAAGGATTATTAATGATGGCACCCCGTACACCACAGAATGTGAAGATTGAGTTTGATAAAGAAGATTATTTTAGCCAAGTGAACTTTTCTTATCCTGCGCAAGGAGAAGATGGTCCAAAAGAACTAACGCTAAATGCAGAGCAACTGCAAGATATTTGGGATCAGCTTTGGGAAGAAGGTAATGAAGAAGTTCCTGAAGATGATATCGTTGCATTCCTAGAATACCTGGGAACTGTTGATTACGAAGACTTGGTAGGATATATCCAGAAATAAGAAGAGAAAAGCAAGCGGACAAATTCTTTTTGTCCGCTGCTCATAATATTATCTATCGCGAAGCTTGGAAAGCAAGCGCAGAATCTCGATATATAGCCAGACTAATGTCACCATCATCGCAAAAGCGCCATACCACTCCATATATTTGGGTGCTCTAGCAGCCGTACCTTGCTCGATAAAATCAAAGTCGATGACTAAGTTCAATGCTGCAATCGCAACGACAAATAAACTAAAGCCAATACCGACCAAACCATTGCCAAAAATACCTGGGATGCTAATGCCAAAGAAACCTAAAGCCATCGAAGCAAGGTATACTATGGCAATGCCACCCGTTGCAGCAA
It includes:
- the nth gene encoding endonuclease III, whose product is MRKKEWVQFIQKTLDHYFPEPPIPLNHKDPYTLLIAVLLSAQCTDERVNKVTPDLFKRASTPAAMAKVPVKEIESFIKTCGLSPTKSKAIHTLSNILIEKYDGQVPQTFEELEALPGVGHKTASVVMAQAFHTPAFPVDTHIHRCAQRWGLSTGKNVKQTESDLKKLFPKKDWIKLHLQVIYFARAFCTAKKHDAATCPICSKLGVA
- the mnmE gene encoding tRNA uridine-5-carboxymethylaminomethyl(34) synthesis GTPase MnmE yields the protein MYFVHTHENPGEAIAAIATPLGEGGVAIIRISGTNALDVAANVFSGPVHSYKSHTAHYGKILNAKGEKVDDVLILVFRAPRSYTGENTVEIHCHGGSIITRKVLETVLAAGARAAAPGEFTFRAFINGKLDLAQAEAVQEVICAKNERALDAAEAHLEGRLSTKVKEFQHTLTHIAAILEAWVDFPEEGIEFATMDEIIQSLQDAALSMQKLLDTFHDGRIVHEGLSLCLIGCPNVGKSSLMNALLERSRAIVSDIPGTTRDLVEDHMRISGLNFKLVDTAGIRETSEVIEQEGIRRSRHALEKADVALLVLDSSRELHQDDLHLIELAQGKNTIAVWNKTDLSSQYIQTLPFNLSIQVSAVSGKGIEELKKLIDQAVWERGPPDKDEILITNIRHKEALDASIEACLAVAEGLQNGVSPEFLAIDMRTALISLGRIIGTDITEDVLTAIFSKFCIGK
- the asd gene encoding archaetidylserine decarboxylase (Phosphatidylserine decarboxylase is synthesized as a single chain precursor. Generation of the pyruvoyl active site from a Ser is coupled to cleavage of a Gly-Ser bond between the larger (beta) and smaller (alpha chains). It is an integral membrane protein.), whose product is MDSIVVRDRVSGKCFEEQVYGGNALRFLYGPGFIRQICRDAACRLPWISALAGCWYKSFASRKSILPFIERYGIDASEFAEPVNAYSNFNDFFTRKLKLQSRPIATGENIAVMPADARYLFYPEVQKSDGFIVKGKKFSLPELVGKEDLEESFLNGSMLIARLCPSDYHRFHFPVDCKAGIPKLINGMLYSVNPWALAKDVSYLTQNKRFVTELDSPQFGKVLYVEIGATNVGSVVETYNPDNFQKKGDEKGYFEFGASCLVVLFQKGSIQFDKDLLKGPLHQEVRCLVGQSLGYF